In one window of Gudongella oleilytica DNA:
- a CDS encoding thiamine diphosphokinase has product MKGIIIAGGNCISIEKLKEIIPDFDIVVAADSGLKHLNAVDVKPDYLVGDFDSVDKSLLAEIDISITSVVRHPVEKDKTDTELAIDVLNELNVDDITILGGTGYRLDHTLSNIFSLRYIYDLGLNGTIIDEYNSVTYIRGVNAVSMKNEGTYISVLPISDIGAEISLKGFHYPLDHKCLIMGSSLGVSNYIVKNEGTVICHKGEALIIKARD; this is encoded by the coding sequence ATGAAAGGTATCATAATAGCTGGTGGTAATTGTATCAGTATTGAAAAATTAAAAGAGATAATCCCTGATTTTGATATTGTGGTTGCTGCTGACAGTGGACTAAAGCATCTTAATGCAGTAGATGTAAAACCCGACTATCTTGTCGGTGACTTTGATTCGGTAGACAAGTCATTGCTTGCTGAGATCGATATAAGTATCACCAGTGTCGTTCGCCATCCTGTAGAAAAAGACAAGACGGACACTGAACTGGCAATCGATGTTCTTAATGAATTGAATGTTGATGATATAACTATCTTGGGAGGTACTGGCTATAGGCTTGACCATACGCTGTCAAATATATTTAGTTTGAGGTATATTTACGATCTGGGACTAAATGGGACCATTATAGATGAGTATAATAGTGTGACCTATATTCGAGGAGTAAATGCTGTGAGCATGAAGAATGAGGGAACCTATATCTCAGTTCTGCCCATTTCAGATATCGGAGCGGAAATCAGCCTTAAGGGTTTTCATTATCCTCTTGATCATAAATGCTTGATTATGGGAAGCAGCCTAGGAGTAAGCAATTATATAGTGAAGAACGAAGGGACCGTAATCTGCCATAAAGGGGAAGCTCTTATTATTAAAGCACGTGACTAA
- the rsmB gene encoding 16S rRNA (cytosine(967)-C(5))-methyltransferase RsmB — MESGRELAIKILNRIQNEGAYSTLAVKKALEDKSERKDSGFVRELVYGVLENQRLIDEIVKESSSVKIRRIHPIILIILRTAIYQLLFMDTVPESAIVNEAVNLAKKYGHRGTTGFVNALLRGVSSKKDYFKSEGYMSQESELGIRYSHPDYLVDLWRIQYGLEFTKDLLKANNSVPPFTIRNNSLKIDTTDLISILEAEGYETEPGKYSKDCVIIKNPRSMTRLSAYNDGLFTIQDEASMLVTEVLNPQKYSLILDVCSAPGGKATHIAQWIGDKGTIIARDIYPHKLKLIEELSLRLGIKSIKSEIWDATELDDKLKYKVDYCLVDAPCSGLGLIRRKPDIKWTRTSEELIELSRLQTSILKTASSYIKPGGILVYSTCTINRQENLDVVTNFLRENTDFRLLPIELANGVKISATQNSGYLELYPNIHGTDGFFMAKMVREG, encoded by the coding sequence ATGGAATCGGGAAGAGAGCTTGCAATAAAAATATTGAATAGAATACAGAACGAAGGTGCTTATTCGACCCTTGCCGTAAAAAAAGCTTTAGAAGATAAAAGTGAAAGAAAGGATTCAGGCTTTGTCAGGGAGTTAGTTTACGGTGTTCTGGAAAATCAGAGATTGATAGACGAAATAGTCAAAGAATCGTCCAGTGTCAAGATCAGAAGGATCCATCCAATAATTCTCATTATTCTAAGAACAGCTATATATCAGCTCTTGTTTATGGACACCGTACCTGAGAGTGCAATAGTTAATGAAGCTGTGAATCTTGCCAAGAAGTATGGCCATAGAGGGACTACAGGATTTGTGAATGCACTTCTTAGAGGGGTTTCCTCGAAGAAAGATTATTTCAAGAGCGAAGGGTATATGTCTCAAGAAAGTGAACTTGGGATAAGGTACTCTCATCCTGATTATTTAGTTGATTTATGGAGAATCCAGTATGGGCTGGAATTTACAAAGGACCTGTTAAAAGCTAATAATTCTGTTCCACCATTCACAATAAGAAACAATAGTCTGAAAATCGATACCACTGACCTAATATCTATACTTGAAGCCGAGGGATATGAAACAGAGCCTGGAAAATATTCTAAAGACTGTGTAATCATTAAGAATCCCAGGTCTATGACAAGACTGAGTGCGTATAATGACGGTCTTTTTACGATCCAGGATGAAGCAAGTATGCTAGTTACAGAAGTGCTGAATCCTCAAAAATACTCATTAATTCTGGATGTGTGCAGTGCCCCAGGTGGTAAGGCAACTCATATTGCCCAGTGGATTGGCGATAAAGGAACGATCATAGCAAGGGATATTTATCCTCATAAGCTTAAGCTTATCGAGGAACTGTCCTTGCGATTGGGTATAAAATCTATAAAATCTGAAATATGGGATGCCACAGAACTCGATGACAAGTTAAAATACAAAGTAGATTATTGTCTGGTTGATGCACCATGCTCTGGACTCGGTCTGATAAGGAGAAAACCGGATATCAAGTGGACGCGTACCAGTGAGGAGCTAATAGAGCTTTCAAGACTCCAGACAAGTATCCTTAAGACGGCTTCAAGTTATATTAAGCCAGGAGGAATACTTGTATATAGCACGTGTACTATCAATAGACAAGAAAATCTTGATGTTGTCACGAATTTTCTGAGGGAAAATACTGATTTTCGATTATTGCCAATTGAGCTTGCAAACGGAGTAAAAATATCAGCAACACAAAATAGTGGTTATTTGGAGCTTTATCCCAATATTCATGGTACGGATGGGTTCTTTATGGCTAAGATGGTAAGAGAAGGATGA
- the pknB gene encoding Stk1 family PASTA domain-containing Ser/Thr kinase → MIGKILGNRYEIVEKIGSGGMAIVYKAKCHLLDRFVAIKVLKEEFNNDDDFIRKFRRESQAAASLSHPNILNIYDVGSEESGNDKIHYIVMEYIKGKTLKEVINEKGKLSTDETLSYSIQIAEAISHAHKNHIIHRDIKPHNIMITEDNRVKVTDFGIARAVTSSTITTTSSVLGSVHYFSPEQARGGYTDEKSDIYSLGIVMYEMLTGKVPFNGDTPIGVALKHVQEEMTPPVSLDPAIPVSLSNIVMKCSRKRQSDRYQTADELLRALKANGSDIPNIAGELGDTTEMTRVIPAIDTDAISEEMNEAFKPRRSSKKQEKKNKMMVIAAAVLAAFILVTSIFAGYTRLKEALGSSEESIMPNLVGSTEDEAKAIAEEYGFQLNVINRISNSQYPAGVVIDQNVDEGVRIKAGYPVGVTISSGTNLVSVPLLMNRTLIEAEDLVNKANLRIDVSYEFSEDIPLDVVISQEIEAWTEVEPNTRIGVVVSKGQETTEVIMIQLKGLSISQAMNEIVGLGLVVGEVKYEANNTVPANEVFWQSYEPGTPLETNTAVDLYVSSGPDTTMPDPAENPEDPTSPPAQEETSFSFVLRPFEDRDETNVVIYRRQDGITTMVYSAIHKQEDGAFQVTVSGTPGAEFDVYYDDIYQYTRVKES, encoded by the coding sequence ATGATAGGAAAGATATTGGGAAACAGATATGAAATAGTTGAGAAGATTGGCTCTGGAGGTATGGCCATAGTCTATAAGGCGAAATGCCATCTACTGGATAGATTTGTTGCTATAAAGGTTTTGAAGGAAGAATTCAATAACGATGATGATTTTATAAGGAAGTTCAGACGAGAGTCACAAGCAGCAGCAAGCCTTTCTCATCCAAATATATTAAACATTTATGATGTCGGATCTGAAGAGTCTGGTAATGATAAGATTCACTACATTGTTATGGAGTATATCAAGGGGAAAACACTCAAGGAAGTGATCAATGAAAAGGGTAAGCTGTCGACTGATGAAACTTTAAGCTACTCTATTCAAATCGCCGAAGCAATTTCTCATGCACATAAGAACCACATCATCCATAGAGATATTAAGCCGCACAACATAATGATAACCGAGGACAATAGAGTAAAGGTAACTGACTTTGGGATAGCTAGGGCTGTTACCTCATCAACTATAACCACTACCTCAAGTGTCCTTGGATCAGTGCATTACTTTTCTCCTGAACAGGCAAGAGGTGGATATACTGATGAAAAATCCGACATATATTCCCTTGGAATAGTAATGTACGAGATGCTGACTGGTAAGGTTCCTTTTAATGGGGATACCCCCATTGGAGTAGCATTGAAGCACGTCCAGGAAGAAATGACGCCTCCGGTTTCGTTGGATCCTGCAATACCTGTCAGTTTGAGTAATATTGTCATGAAGTGCTCAAGGAAGAGACAAAGCGACAGATATCAAACCGCCGACGAGTTATTAAGAGCATTAAAGGCGAATGGCTCTGATATTCCCAATATTGCAGGAGAATTGGGAGATACTACTGAAATGACCAGGGTTATACCTGCTATCGATACTGATGCTATATCTGAGGAGATGAATGAAGCTTTCAAGCCTAGAAGAAGTTCAAAAAAACAGGAAAAGAAGAATAAAATGATGGTTATCGCAGCCGCCGTTCTTGCTGCATTTATACTGGTAACATCCATTTTTGCAGGCTACACTAGACTGAAGGAGGCGCTGGGTTCGTCTGAGGAATCAATTATGCCCAATCTAGTGGGTAGTACTGAGGATGAGGCCAAGGCAATTGCTGAAGAATATGGTTTTCAGCTTAACGTGATAAACAGAATCAGCAATTCACAGTATCCTGCAGGAGTAGTCATAGACCAGAACGTTGACGAGGGTGTCAGAATAAAGGCTGGCTATCCAGTTGGAGTTACCATTAGTAGCGGAACTAACCTTGTATCAGTTCCACTTCTTATGAATCGAACCTTGATTGAAGCCGAGGATCTTGTTAATAAGGCAAATCTGAGGATCGACGTTTCATACGAATTTTCAGAGGATATACCTTTGGATGTTGTCATTAGTCAGGAAATTGAAGCCTGGACAGAAGTCGAACCAAATACAAGGATAGGAGTAGTCGTAAGCAAAGGTCAGGAGACTACAGAGGTCATTATGATCCAGCTTAAAGGGCTTAGTATTAGTCAAGCAATGAATGAAATAGTCGGGCTAGGACTTGTGGTAGGAGAGGTCAAATACGAGGCAAATAATACAGTGCCTGCGAATGAGGTCTTTTGGCAGTCATATGAGCCGGGAACTCCTCTTGAGACAAACACTGCCGTCGACTTGTATGTCAGCTCAGGTCCGGATACGACAATGCCTGATCCTGCTGAAAATCCGGAGGATCCGACTTCACCTCCAGCTCAGGAGGAGACAAGCTTTTCATTTGTTCTAAGACCTTTTGAGGACAGGGATGAGACCAATGTAGTTATATATAGAAGACAGGATGGGATCACGACTATGGTCTACTCAGCCATTCACAAGCAGGAGGACGGGGCGTTCCAAGTGACTGTTTCAGGGACTCCTGGTGCCGAGTTTGATGTATATTATGACGATATTTATCAATATACAAGAGTAAAAGAGTCCTAA
- a CDS encoding Asp23/Gls24 family envelope stress response protein, protein MPVRTKSEYGSLIIDDSVFASLAGMSAMESYGIVGMAAKNAKDGLFELLKTESLTKGIKVYIRDNLVTVDMYVILEYGIKISVVCKNIIDKVKFNIENFTGLKVDKVNVYVQGIRIDK, encoded by the coding sequence ATGCCTGTAAGAACCAAGTCAGAATATGGCAGCTTGATCATAGATGACAGTGTATTCGCCTCACTGGCTGGAATGTCTGCAATGGAGAGCTATGGCATCGTTGGAATGGCTGCAAAGAATGCTAAGGATGGTTTGTTTGAACTACTAAAGACTGAGTCCCTTACAAAAGGAATTAAGGTATATATTCGGGACAATCTTGTAACTGTTGATATGTATGTTATCCTGGAATATGGGATAAAAATATCTGTCGTATGCAAAAATATCATAGACAAAGTAAAATTCAACATCGAAAACTTTACCGGCCTTAAAGTAGACAAGGTAAATGTATATGTTCAAGGCATACGAATAGATAAGTAA
- the rpmB gene encoding 50S ribosomal protein L28 → MARICEVCGKSKAFGNKVTFSNKKSSRSWAPNIRRVKAVVNGSTKRINVCTRCLRSGYVQRAI, encoded by the coding sequence ATGGCTAGGATATGTGAGGTTTGTGGGAAAAGCAAAGCATTCGGAAATAAGGTAACCTTCTCAAATAAAAAGAGTTCAAGGTCCTGGGCTCCAAACATAAGAAGAGTTAAGGCAGTCGTTAATGGTTCAACAAAGAGAATCAATGTCTGCACAAGATGTCTAAGATCAGGTTATGTTCAAAGAGCAATTTAG
- the fmt gene encoding methionyl-tRNA formyltransferase — MKIVYMGTPAFAVPALRAIFDRGFQIPLVISQMDKPKGRGNKLQPTPVKEVAIDLGLTVHQPENVNDAETIDMLRSIDPDFIIVAAYGQILKEELLKIPKYDCLNIHASILPRYRGAAPINWAVINGESISGVTIMKMEKGLDTGPIVLRAETQIDDEDTAEELHDRLSVLGAELIVRAIDDIINGEASYVPQDHGESSYAPMLYKNTGRIDWSKPSDNIRNMIRGLIPWPNAFSFYKGEKVRILKADSIKQNHNIPPGTIVKADKDGIKVAAGDGFVIIKELQFPNKKPVEVSAFLLGNKIEEGYIL; from the coding sequence ATGAAGATAGTTTATATGGGTACCCCGGCATTCGCAGTGCCTGCCCTGAGGGCGATTTTTGATAGGGGATTTCAAATACCTCTAGTGATAAGCCAGATGGATAAGCCCAAAGGAAGAGGGAACAAACTTCAACCGACACCTGTCAAGGAAGTGGCTATTGATCTGGGATTAACGGTCCACCAGCCTGAAAATGTAAATGATGCAGAAACTATCGATATGCTAAGGTCCATTGACCCTGACTTCATTATTGTGGCAGCATACGGGCAGATACTCAAAGAGGAGCTGTTAAAAATTCCTAAATATGATTGCTTGAATATACATGCTTCCATTCTTCCCAGGTATCGAGGAGCAGCTCCAATAAATTGGGCTGTCATAAACGGTGAGAGCATTTCAGGTGTAACAATAATGAAAATGGAAAAGGGCCTTGACACCGGTCCGATTGTTTTAAGGGCTGAGACTCAGATTGACGATGAAGATACTGCTGAAGAGTTGCATGACAGACTATCTGTCCTTGGTGCAGAACTTATAGTTAGAGCTATAGATGATATTATTAACGGAGAAGCCTCATATGTACCACAGGATCATGGGGAAAGCAGCTACGCTCCTATGTTGTATAAAAATACAGGCAGGATTGATTGGAGTAAGCCTTCTGATAATATAAGGAACATGATTAGAGGTTTGATCCCATGGCCGAACGCATTTTCATTCTACAAGGGCGAAAAGGTAAGAATTCTGAAGGCTGATTCGATAAAGCAAAATCATAATATTCCACCTGGCACTATCGTCAAGGCAGATAAAGATGGAATAAAGGTGGCAGCTGGAGATGGGTTTGTTATAATTAAGGAATTACAATTCCCAAATAAGAAGCCTGTGGAAGTCTCTGCATTTTTGTTAGGGAATAAAATCGAGGAAGGCTACATTTTATAG
- a CDS encoding zinc metallopeptidase, producing MYTGFYDNTWFMLVLPALFFSMYAQMKIKSTFSKYLQVPSQTGLTGSQVARFILDKNGLYNVRVENVAGSLTDHYDPRTEVVRLSQNVYGGSSIAAVSVAAHEVGHAIQHANSYFPLSLRSALAPVASFGSRLVWVFIFIGMIISPFFIDIGIALFLGVVLFQIVTLPVEFNASKRALEQLEAGIIDEESARGSKKVLNAAALTYVAATIVALAELLRLLAIFNRKR from the coding sequence ATGTATACAGGATTTTATGACAATACTTGGTTTATGCTGGTCCTACCGGCTCTTTTCTTTTCGATGTATGCTCAGATGAAAATCAAGAGCACATTTTCAAAATATCTTCAAGTACCAAGTCAGACAGGCCTTACAGGATCTCAGGTCGCAAGGTTCATCCTTGACAAGAATGGACTGTATAATGTCAGAGTTGAAAATGTCGCTGGAAGTCTAACCGATCACTATGATCCAAGGACTGAAGTCGTAAGGCTTTCGCAAAATGTATATGGAGGAAGCAGTATTGCAGCAGTTAGTGTGGCAGCCCATGAGGTTGGACATGCTATACAGCACGCAAACAGCTACTTCCCTCTATCCTTGAGGAGCGCTCTGGCTCCTGTAGCAAGTTTTGGGTCCAGACTTGTATGGGTATTCATTTTTATTGGAATGATCATAAGCCCATTCTTTATTGACATAGGAATAGCTTTGTTCCTTGGAGTGGTTTTGTTCCAGATAGTAACGCTTCCTGTTGAGTTTAATGCTAGTAAAAGAGCACTTGAACAGCTTGAGGCTGGAATTATTGATGAAGAAAGTGCAAGAGGTTCAAAAAAAGTTCTGAATGCCGCCGCTTTAACATATGTTGCAGCTACTATTGTAGCCCTTGCTGAGCTTTTAAGGTTACTTGCAATATTTAACAGAAAAAGATAA
- a CDS encoding Stp1/IreP family PP2C-type Ser/Thr phosphatase: MFVGAASDIGVVRTANQDSLFISNDPSLRLYIIADGMGGHKAGELASSMAVDSIAAYLDRVKQTLTSEVKAQNAVVESISIANEAIFSRSSEDPDCSGMGTTVTMAFAFKNKIIIGHVGDSRAYILRDGGIAQLTEDHSLVNQLIREGKITRQDAVNHPQRNVITRAVGTSEDIEVDTLILKPAKDDIIILCSDGLSNMVGDIELLSIFADRDDLQKACNMAIELAKDNGGTDNITVIAIRI; this comes from the coding sequence ATGTTTGTAGGTGCGGCATCTGATATTGGAGTAGTTAGAACGGCTAATCAGGATAGCTTGTTCATTTCAAATGATCCATCTTTAAGGCTATATATTATTGCTGATGGAATGGGCGGACACAAAGCAGGTGAATTGGCAAGCAGTATGGCGGTAGATTCTATTGCAGCATATCTTGACCGCGTAAAGCAAACATTGACCAGTGAGGTGAAGGCTCAAAATGCAGTAGTTGAATCGATTTCAATTGCTAATGAAGCTATATTCAGCCGTTCCAGTGAAGACCCGGATTGTTCTGGTATGGGAACCACAGTTACTATGGCTTTTGCATTTAAAAACAAAATTATTATTGGACACGTTGGAGACAGCAGGGCATACATACTCAGAGATGGTGGTATTGCTCAATTGACAGAGGATCATTCGCTGGTCAATCAATTGATCCGAGAAGGTAAAATAACCAGACAGGATGCGGTCAATCATCCTCAACGAAATGTCATAACCAGGGCTGTAGGCACTAGTGAGGATATAGAGGTGGATACGCTTATATTAAAGCCTGCAAAAGATGATATTATAATATTATGCAGTGACGGCCTGTCAAATATGGTTGGAGATATTGAACTTTTGAGTATTTTTGCAGACAGAGATGACCTTCAGAAGGCATGTAATATGGCAATTGAACTGGCGAAGGATAATGGCGGAACGGATAATATCACCGTAATAGCCATACGAATTTGA
- the rsgA gene encoding ribosome small subunit-dependent GTPase A gives MREGRIIKGIGGFYYVISNDEIIECRARGLFREQNLKPLVGDRVKIRMDSDSGTGYVEEILERKSELLRPPVANVDQAIIVLSTRDPEPNLWLVDKMVIMAEEQDLSIVFCINKSDVDFERACDLKAMYEDAGFVSILTSTKSGDGVDLLKEHLKGHTSVFAGASGSGKSSLLNAIDPSLKLQTSQISRKTARGRHTTRHVELLSLGNDSYVLDTPGFSSLSLDFVEKPEDLRDYYREFGKFAADCRFLSCLHDSEPGCGVKEAVSKRLIGEDRYKNYLAILDELRKRRKY, from the coding sequence ATGAGAGAGGGTAGAATCATCAAAGGTATAGGTGGTTTTTACTATGTCATTTCTAATGATGAAATTATTGAATGCCGGGCAAGGGGTCTTTTTCGGGAGCAAAACCTAAAACCTTTGGTCGGCGATAGAGTAAAAATAAGGATGGACAGCGATTCTGGCACAGGATACGTCGAAGAGATTTTAGAAAGAAAATCAGAGCTTCTCAGGCCTCCTGTCGCAAATGTGGATCAGGCGATAATAGTTTTAAGCACAAGAGATCCCGAACCAAATCTATGGCTGGTTGACAAGATGGTCATTATGGCTGAGGAACAGGATTTGAGTATTGTATTTTGCATAAATAAAAGCGATGTTGATTTTGAAAGAGCGTGTGACCTAAAAGCAATGTATGAAGACGCTGGATTTGTATCCATATTGACCAGCACTAAGTCAGGTGATGGAGTGGATTTGTTAAAGGAGCACCTTAAGGGACATACCAGCGTGTTTGCAGGTGCCTCAGGCTCTGGAAAATCATCCCTTTTAAATGCTATCGATCCGTCCCTTAAGCTTCAGACCAGTCAAATCAGCAGAAAAACTGCAAGAGGCCGACATACCACAAGACATGTTGAACTACTGTCTCTTGGCAATGATTCCTATGTTTTGGATACTCCCGGCTTCAGCTCATTGTCCCTGGATTTTGTAGAAAAGCCTGAGGATCTTCGTGATTATTACAGAGAATTTGGGAAGTTTGCTGCAGATTGCAGATTTTTAAGCTGTCTTCACGACAGCGAGCCTGGCTGCGGTGTTAAGGAAGCAGTATCTAAGAGATTAATTGGAGAAGACAGATACAAAAATTACCTTGCTATACTGGACGAACTAAGAAAGAGGAGGAAATACTGA
- the rlmN gene encoding 23S rRNA (adenine(2503)-C(2))-methyltransferase RlmN, which translates to MELNSMKINEIKELMEELGEKAYRAEQIFRFIHQHNGRDIAELKQIPLDLRGKLKENYFISDMKIFKKFSSEQDSTVKFLYLLDDGNIIESVVMKYEHGYSLCISTQVGCRMGCSFCASTKEGLVRNLTAGELLNQLYLAEEDLNIRISNIVLMGSGEPLDNLCNVDRFFDIINHDKGRNISLRNITLSTCGVVPGIYELAAKDIPITLSISLHSPFDEKRAEIMPIAKRYKLGELLKALKYYSEKTGRRITFEYTLIENENDREEDVREMARLMKGMLCHVNLIPLNPIKEYNKGRPEKKGVLSFQRKLLEFGIPTTIRREMGSDISASCGQLRRSFIEHNK; encoded by the coding sequence ATGGAATTAAACTCAATGAAAATAAATGAGATAAAGGAATTAATGGAAGAGCTTGGAGAAAAAGCATATAGAGCTGAGCAGATATTCAGATTTATCCATCAACATAATGGAAGAGATATAGCCGAGCTAAAGCAGATACCTTTAGATCTTAGAGGAAAGCTAAAAGAAAACTATTTTATATCTGATATGAAGATTTTTAAAAAATTCAGTTCTGAGCAGGATTCAACTGTTAAGTTCCTATACTTGCTTGATGACGGCAACATAATAGAAAGTGTTGTTATGAAATATGAGCATGGATACTCACTATGTATATCGACGCAAGTAGGCTGCAGGATGGGTTGTAGTTTTTGCGCCTCGACAAAGGAAGGGCTTGTAAGAAATCTAACTGCAGGAGAGCTGCTGAATCAGCTTTATCTGGCAGAGGAAGACCTGAATATAAGGATTTCTAATATTGTCTTGATGGGCAGTGGTGAGCCCCTCGACAACCTTTGCAATGTGGACAGGTTTTTTGATATAATCAATCATGATAAAGGCAGAAACATAAGTCTTAGAAATATTACACTTTCAACTTGTGGAGTTGTACCAGGTATATATGAACTTGCGGCTAAAGATATACCGATCACCTTGTCAATATCACTTCACTCACCTTTCGATGAGAAAAGAGCAGAGATTATGCCAATAGCAAAAAGATACAAGTTGGGGGAACTGTTGAAGGCTTTAAAATATTACTCGGAAAAAACAGGCAGAAGAATAACCTTTGAATATACATTGATTGAAAATGAAAATGATAGAGAAGAGGATGTACGGGAGATGGCAAGACTAATGAAGGGTATGCTTTGCCACGTCAATCTCATTCCATTGAATCCTATTAAGGAATACAATAAGGGAAGACCCGAAAAAAAAGGGGTATTGTCTTTTCAAAGAAAGCTTCTTGAATTTGGTATACCTACTACCATCCGCAGGGAAATGGGAAGCGATATTAGTGCTTCATGCGGACAATTAAGAAGAAGTTTCATTGAACATAATAAGTGA
- the thiT gene encoding energy-coupled thiamine transporter ThiT, whose product MDKKRSKTLMLAEGGMMIALSALLSYVKIYQAPNGGSVTAGSMIPILLFSMRWGILPGLAVGASYGLLDFVLKPYFVHPLQFLLDYPLAYGALGLAGLVYIMSRDKAQIKYPIIVLGVAIAIIGRMLSHVLSGVVYFAEYAGDQNPWIYSIVYNASYLVPELLISIIVLMIIWKPIQKLMR is encoded by the coding sequence GTGGACAAAAAAAGAAGCAAAACCTTAATGCTGGCAGAAGGCGGTATGATGATAGCGCTATCTGCATTATTAAGCTACGTTAAGATTTATCAGGCACCAAATGGAGGAAGTGTAACTGCAGGGAGCATGATACCCATTCTGCTGTTCTCGATGAGATGGGGAATTTTACCAGGATTGGCTGTAGGTGCATCCTATGGGCTGCTGGACTTCGTTCTAAAGCCTTATTTCGTACATCCGCTTCAATTCTTGCTGGATTATCCACTGGCTTATGGCGCACTTGGTCTCGCTGGACTAGTATATATTATGAGTAGAGACAAAGCACAAATCAAGTATCCAATTATAGTCCTTGGCGTCGCAATAGCAATAATTGGAAGGATGCTGTCGCATGTGTTATCAGGAGTAGTATACTTCGCTGAGTATGCTGGCGATCAGAATCCCTGGATATACTCTATAGTGTACAATGCATCGTATTTAGTACCTGAATTGTTGATATCAATCATCGTACTAATGATAATTTGGAAGCCGATCCAAAAATTGATGAGGTAG
- the rpe gene encoding ribulose-phosphate 3-epimerase has translation MPLIAPSILSADFSRLGDEIKSVENGGADYIHLDVMDGIYVPNITFGAPVVSKLRKITKLPFDVHLMVDRPERFIDDFVNAGSDIITVHAEATIHLHRTLQQIRNAGLKAGVSLNPATPLQILDYILEDIDLILLMSVNPGFGGQSYINAVTDKIRKVRKIIDDSGREIVLEVDGGIKLDNARLVMQAGADLLVVGSDIFSHGDPEQMTKLFKELF, from the coding sequence ATGCCTTTGATTGCACCATCTATTCTATCAGCTGATTTTTCAAGGCTAGGAGACGAGATAAAGAGCGTCGAGAATGGTGGAGCTGACTATATCCATCTCGATGTCATGGATGGTATCTACGTACCTAACATTACCTTTGGAGCACCCGTAGTATCGAAGCTAAGAAAGATAACCAAGCTGCCATTTGATGTACACCTTATGGTAGACAGACCTGAGAGGTTTATAGACGATTTTGTCAATGCAGGCTCTGATATTATTACCGTTCACGCAGAAGCCACCATTCACTTGCATCGAACATTGCAGCAAATTCGAAATGCGGGCTTAAAGGCTGGCGTATCATTAAATCCTGCAACACCCCTTCAAATCCTGGATTACATTTTGGAAGATATAGATCTCATACTACTTATGTCTGTAAATCCTGGATTTGGTGGGCAAAGCTACATTAATGCCGTAACAGATAAAATAAGAAAGGTCAGGAAGATTATTGATGATTCTGGCAGGGAGATAGTATTGGAGGTTGATGGTGGCATTAAGCTGGATAATGCAAGGCTTGTGATGCAGGCTGGAGCAGATTTGCTCGTTGTAGGATCAGATATATTCTCTCATGGAGACCCTGAACAAATGACAAAGCTATTCAAGGAACTGTTTTAA